A part of Macrobrachium nipponense isolate FS-2020 chromosome 26, ASM1510439v2, whole genome shotgun sequence genomic DNA contains:
- the LOC135199603 gene encoding uncharacterized protein LOC135199603 has product MVIYNGKNSRNKSLWKDEPTHSGSVIFFGDKNQLQLRGRLGGRTNCSCARRLGGRTVYFLIDTGANVSVVSMDIVQACGLSSSVDTEESLVILGDDGQRTPQVLGVLKAFVYCQGVELRPYFAVVDQNLQCILGMDVIRPYCSCLVLSPERPLMQLKTPTSALKSMMSPSLRVECVVNGRMTEALVDTGANCSFISLDLVHELGLQFEESSLQGFQTIKGISPMFGIVRCVTVALLGQVFTLEMKVEHSKDKITVGLDALLGFTLCFDEDADRLIDSSSSVSF; this is encoded by the coding sequence ATGGTAATATATAATGGAAAGAACTCCCGGAACAAGTCTCTATGGAAAGATGAACCCACACATTCCGGATCAGTTATCTTCTTCGGCGACAAGAACCAACTGCAGCTGCGAGGAAGACTCGGCGGCAGAACCAACTGCAGCTGCGCGAGAAGACTCGGCGGCAGAACAGTCTACTTCCTGATCGACACCGGAGCCAACGTGTCGGTAGTGTCTATGGACATCGTCCAAGCCTGTGGACTCTCTTCTTCAGTCGACACCGAAGAAAGCCTCGTAATCCTGGGCGACGACGGACAACGGACGCCGCAAGTCCTCGGAGTTTTGAAAGCCTTCGTCTACTGCCAGGGAGTCGAGTTAAGGCCGTACTTCGCCGTGGTGGACCAGAATCTTCAATGTATTCTCGGAATGGACGTCATCAGACCGTACTGCAGTTGCCTCGTGCTTTCTCCAGAACGGCCTCTTATGCAGCTGAAGACGCCGACGAGCGCCCTGAAGTCGATGATGAGTCCCAGCCTCCGCGTGGAGTGCGTAGTCAACGGGCGGATGACGGAGGCCTTGGTGGACACTGGAGCCAACTGCAGCTTCATCTCCCTGGACCTCGTTCACGAACTGGGTCTACAATTTGAGGAGAGTAGTCTACAAGGGTTTCAGACCATAAAGGGCATATCGCCCATGTTCGGCATCGTCAGGTGTGTTACTGTAGCTCTCCTGGGGCAGGTGTTCACTCTCGAAATGAAGGTAGAGCACAGTAAGGACAAGATCACCGTTGGACTCGACGCCCTACTGGGATTCACACTCTGTTTCGATGAAGATGCCGACAGACTAATAGATTCTTCGAGCTCTGTCTCATTCTGA